Proteins encoded within one genomic window of Felis catus isolate Fca126 chromosome C1, F.catus_Fca126_mat1.0, whole genome shotgun sequence:
- the SLC16A14 gene encoding monocarboxylate transporter 14, which translates to MYTSHEDIGYDFEDDPKDKKTLKPHPNIDSGWAWMVVLSSFFVHILIMGSQMALGVLNVEWLEEFHQSRGLTAWVSSLSMGITLIVGPFIGLFINTCGCRRTAIIGGLVNSLGWVLSAYAANVHYLFITFGVTAGFGSGMAYLPAVVMVGRYFQKRRALAQGLSTTGTGFGTFLMTVLLKYLCAEYGWRNAMFIQGAVSLNLCVCGALMRPLSPGKELEDRGGKDPQVVPAQSPGSKSSGQLDGAEEKGGGPRNEETLGDLPAQAGQEKAGHGQNMGAFRVLKTASQLTRRVKKGFRAWYSGYFGAASLFTNRMFVAFVFWALFAYSSFVIPFIHLPEIVNLYNLSKQNDVFPLTSIIAIVHIFAKVILGVVADLPCISVWNVFLMANFTLVLSIFILPLVHTYAGLAVICALIGFSSGYFSLMPVVTEDLVGIEHLANAYGIIICANGISALLGPPFAGWIYDITEKYDFSFYICGLLYMVGILFLLIQPCIQIIEQSRKKYMDGSHV; encoded by the exons ATGTATACAAGTCATGAAGATATTGGGTATGATTTTGAAGACGACCCCAAAGATAAGAAGACGCTTAAGCCCCACCCAAACATTGACAGTGGGTGGGCTTGGATGGtggttctttcctccttcttcgTGCACATCCTCATCATGGGCTCCCAGATGGCCCTGGGAGTCCTCAACGTGGAGTGGCTTGAAGAATTCCACCAGAGCCGCGGCCTGACTGCGTGGGTCAGCTCCCTCAGCATGGGCATCACCTTGATTGTGG GACCTTTCATCGGCTTGTTTATTAACACCTGTGGGTGTCGCCGGACCGCAATAATTGGAGGGCTGGTGAACTCCCTCGGCTGGGTATTGAGTGCCTATGCAGCAAACGTGCATTATCTCTTTATCACCTTTGGAGTGACAGCTG GCTTTGGAAGTGGGATGGCCTACCTGCCGGCTGTGGTCATGGTGGGAAGGTACTTTCAGAAGAGACGCGCCCTTGCCCAGGGCCTCAGCACCACCGGGACGGGGTTTGGCACCTTCCTCATGACGGTTTTGCTCAAGTACCTGTGCGCGGAGTACGGTTGGCGGAACGCGATGTTCATCCAAGGCGCTGTGTCCTTGAACTTGTGTGTTTGCGGGGCGCTCATGAGGCCCCTCTCTCCTGGGAAGGAGCTCGAGGACCGTGGAGGGAAGGATCCACAGGTGGTCCCGGCTCAGTCCCCTGGATCCAAGTCAAGCGGACAGTTGGACGGAGCAGAAGAGAAGGGTGGCGGGCCCAGGAACGAGGAGACCCTCGGGGACCTCCCCGCCCAGGCGGGCCAAGAGAAGGCAGGGCACGGCCAGAACATGGGCGCCTTTCGGGTCCTGAAGACGGCGAGCCAGCTGACCAGGAGAGTCAAGAAGGGCTTCCGAGCCTGGTACTCGGGCTATTTTGGAGCAGCCTCGCTCTTCACTAATCGGATGTTTGTCGCCTTCGTATTCTGGGCTCTGTTTGCCTACAGCAGCTTTGTCATCCCCTTCATCCACCTCCCAGAAATAGTCAATTTGTATAATTTATCCAAGCAAAACGATGTTTTCCCTCTGACCTCAATTATAGCAATAGTGCATATCTTTGCAAAAGTGATCCTGGGCGTTGTGGCCGACTTACCTTGCATCAGCGTTTGGAATGTCTTCCTGATGGCCAACTTCACCCTCGTCCTCAGTATTTTCATCCTGCCGCTGGTGCACACGTACGCCGGCCTGGCGGTCATCTGCGCCCTGATAGGGTTTTCCAGTGGTTATTTCTCCCTGATGCCCGTAGTGACTGAAGACTTGGTTGGGATCGAGCACCTGGCCAACGCCTACGGCATCATCATCTGTGCCAATGGCATTTCCGCGCTGCTCGGGCCACCGTTTGCAG GTTGGATCTATGACATCACAGAAAAATACGATTTTTCCTTCTATATATGTGGCTTACTCTACATGGTAGGAATACTCTTTTTACTCATTCAACCGTGTATTCAAATTATCGaacaatccagaaaaaaatacatggatggCTCACATGTTTAG